From Candoia aspera isolate rCanAsp1 chromosome 4, rCanAsp1.hap2, whole genome shotgun sequence, a single genomic window includes:
- the LOC134496472 gene encoding olfactory receptor 8U9-like, which produces MTTLMKGQLFETTELINQTSNTEFILLGFGNHQIFHVPLYLLFFFIYMGTMAGNLLIILLVALDQHLHTPMYVFLGNLSCLETCCSSNILPQMLSSFLTGSKVISLRACFVQHYLFGSLGAVECYLLSAMSYDRYLAICRPLHYVAMMNGRMCFRLIASSWITGFLASAVTQIIMSQSVFCNNKIDHFFCDTFPIIESFCGDTHAFKLYLYVLCSIFTFPPSILTLTSYIFIIVAIMRMPSTVGKQKAFSTCSSHLLVVTIFYGTLINIYVVPNTNKLNELRKVLSLFYTIFTPMFNPIIYTLRNKEVKDALRRLCHFLFRFREI; this is translated from the exons ATGACTACACTGATGAAG GGACAGTTATTTGAAACTACAGAATTAATAAATCAGACTTCTAACACTGAATTCATTCTGCTTGGATTTGGAAACCATCAGATATTTCATGTTCCTCTCTACCTGCTCTTCTTCTTCATCTACATGGGGACCATGGCTGGGAACCTACTCATTATTCTGCTGGTTGCCCTTGACCAACACCTCCACACTCCCATGTATGTATTCCTTGGGAATCTTTCATGCTTGGAGACCTGCTGCAGCTCAAACATCTTACCACAAATGTTATCCAGCTTTCTTACTGGAAGCAAGGTGATTTCATTGAGGGCCTGCTTTGTACAGCATTATTTGTTTGGATCTTTGGGAGCTGTGGAATGTTACCTGTTATCTGCAATGTCTTATGATCGGTATTTAGCTATATGCAGACCACTCCATTATGTCGCCATGATGAATGGCAGAATGTGTTTCAGACTGATTGCCAGCTCTTGGATTACTGGTTTTCTAGCAAGTGCAGTAACCCAAATTATCATGTCCCAATCAGTGTtttgtaataataaaatagatcatTTCTTCTGTGACACGTTCCCAATCATAGAATCATTTTGTGGTGACAcccatgccttcaaactctacCTTTATGTTTTATGTTCTATATTTACTTTTCCACCATCTATATTAACCCTAACCTCTTACATTTTCATCATTGTAGCCATAATGAGAATGCCTTCTACTGTAGGGAAACAAAAGGCATTTTCTACCTGTTCTTCTCACCTCTTGGTAGTCACTATTTTTTATGGCACACTGATCAATATCTATGTGGTACCAAACACCAATAAACTGAATGAACTTCGTAAagtcctctctctcttttatacTATCTTCACTCCCATGTTCAATCCTATTATATATACTCTGAGAAATAAAGAGGTGAAGGATGCATTGAGAAGACTGTGCCATTTTTTGTTCAGATTTAGAGAAATATAA
- the LOC134496476 gene encoding olfactory receptor 6C4-like: MDYRTERVLKKFYFSSWNTGPDVCIPIFVMTTPLKEQLFETKELTNQTNINKFILLGFGNQKILHIPLFLVFLLIYMGTIAGNLLIILLVVLDQHLHTPMYFFLGNLSCLEACCSSNILPQILSSFLTGSKVISLRACFVQHYLFGSFVSVECYLLSAMSYDRYLAICKPLRYVTMMNGRMCFRLIACSWITGFLATAVTQFIMSQSTLCDNKIDHFFCDTFPIIESFCGDTHAFKLFLYVLSSIFTFPPSILTLTSYAFIILAIVRMPSTRRKQKAFSTCSSHLLVVIIFYGTLMSIYAIPNTIKVSGLRKVISVIYTILTPMLNPIIYTLRNKEVKDAFNRFISFLFLQIYRKIRYKNS, from the exons ATGGATTATAGAACTGAAAGAGTTCTGAAGAAATTCTATTTTAGCTCTTGGAATACTGGACCAGATGTTTGCATTCCTATATTTGTCATGACTACTCCATTGAAG gaACAGTTATTTGAAACTAAAGAGTTAACAAATCAGACAAATATCAACAAATTCATTCTGCTTGGATTTGGAAATCAGAAAATCCTACACATTCCTCTCTTCCTAGTGTTCCTCCTCATCTACATGGGGACCATAGCTGGGAACCTACTCATTATTCTACTGGTTGTCCTTGATCAACACCTCCACACtcccatgtattttttcctgGGGAATCTTTCATGCTTGGAGGCCTGCTGCAGCTCAAACATCTTACCACAAATATTATCCAGCTTTCTTACTGGAAGCAAGGTGATTTCATTGAGGGCCTGCTTTGTACAGCATTATTTGTTTGGGTCTTTTGTATCTGTGGAATGTTACCTGTTATCAGCAATGTCCTATGATCGGTATTTAGCTATATGCAAACCGCTCCGTTATGTCACCATGATGAATGGCAGAATGTGTTTCAGACTGATTGCCTGTTCTTGGATTACTGGTTTTCTGGCAACTGCAGTAACACAGTTTATCATGTCTCAGTCAACTTTATGTGATAATAAAATTGATCATTTCTTTTGTGACACCTTCCCAATTATAGAATCATTTTGTGGTGACACCCATGCCTTCAAACTGTTcctttatgttttaagttctatATTTACTTTTCCACCATCTATATTAACTCTAACCTCTTATGCTTTCATTATTTTAGCCATAGTAAGGATGCCTTCTACTAGAAGGAAGCAGAAGGCATTTTCCACCTGTTCTTCTCATCTTTTGGTAGTCATTATTTTTTATGGTACACTGATGAGCATCTATGCAATACCAAATACCATAAAAGTGAGTGGTCTTCGTAAAGTGATCTCTGTCATCTACACCATCCTAACCCCCATGCTTAATCCTATTATATATACTCTGAGAAATAAAGAGGTGAAGGATGCCTTCAACAgatttatttccttcctctttcttcaaaTTTATAGAAAAATCAGGTATAAAAACAGTTGA
- the LOC134496475 gene encoding olfactory receptor 5AR1-like, which yields MKKGQLVENTELNNKTSINEFILLGFGNQKIRHIPLFLVFLLIYMGTMAGNLLIILLVALDQHLHTPMYFFLGNLSCLEACCSSNILPRMLSSFLTGRKVISYKACFVQHYLFGSFASVECYLLSAMSYDRYLAICKPLHYVTMMNGKICFRLITFSWISGFLATAVTQIFMSQSVLCDNKIDHFFCDTFPIIELFCGDTYYLKLFLYVLCSIFTFPPSILTLTSYIFIIVAIMRMPSTVGKQKAFSTCSSHLLVVTIFYGILMSIYVVPNTNKLNGLHKVLSLFYTILTPMLNPIIYSLRNKEVKDAFKKFITFFFL from the exons ATGAAGAAG GGGCAGTTAGTTGAAAATACAGAATTAAACAATAAGACCTCCATCAACGAATTCATCCTGCTTGGATTTGGAAACCAGAAAATCCGACACATTCCTCTCTTCCTAGTGTTCCTCCTCATCTACATGGGGACCATGGCTGGGAACTTACTCATTATTCTGCTGGTTGCCCTCGACCAACACCTCCACACtcccatgtattttttccttgGGAACCTTTCATGCTTGGAAGCCTGCTGCAGCTCAAACATCTTACCACGAATGCTATCCAGCTTTCTTACTGGAAGGAAGGTGATTTCATACAAAGCTTGCTTTGTGCAACATTATTTGTTTGGGTCTTTTGCATCTGTGGAATGTTACCTGTTATCAGCAATGTCCTATGATCGGTATTTAGCTATATGCAAACCACTCCATTATGTCACCATGATGAATGGCAAAATATGTTTCAGGCTGATCACCTTCTCTTGGATTAGTGGTTTTCTGGCAACTGCAGTAACACAGATTTTCATGTCCCAATCAGTTTTGTGTGATAATAAAATTGATCATTTCTTTTGTGATACCTTCCCAATTATAGAATTATTTTGTGGGGACACTTACTACTTAAAACTCTTCCTTTATGTTTTATGTTCTATATTTACATTTCCACCATCTATATTAACCCTAACCTCTTACATTTTCATCATTGTAGCCATAATGAGAATGCCTTCTACTGTAGGGAAACAAAAGGCATTTTCTACCTGTTCTTCTCATCTCTTGGTAGTCACTATTTTTTATGGCATACTGATGAGCATCTATGTAGTACCAAATACCAATAAACTGAATGGGCTTCataaagttctctctctcttttatactATTTTGACTCCCATGCTCAATCCTATTATATATAGCCTGAGAAATAAAGAGGTGAAGGATGCCTTCAAAAAATTTATTacattcttctttctttaa
- the LOC134496474 gene encoding olfactory receptor 6C4-like — protein MATEISDCVSAAKGPAVLTFHINLIAGNLTNHIVPTLKIELKNQTYINVFILLGFGNQKILQIPLYLLFFLIYMGTMAGNLLIILLVALDQHLHTPMYFFLGNLSCLETCCRSNILPQMLSSFLTGSKVISLRACFVQHYLFASLGAVECYLLSAMSYDRYLAICRPLHYVTMMNGRMCFRLIACSWISGFLATAVTQFIMSQSTLCDNKIDHFFCDTFPIIESFCGDTHAFKLFLYVLSSIFTFPPSISTLTSYAFIILAIVRMPSTRRKQKAFSTCSSHLLVVIIFYGTLMSIYAIPNTIKVSGLRKVISVIYTILTPMLNPIIYTLRNKEVKDAFKRFISFPFLQIYRKIRYKNS, from the exons ATGGCTACTGAAATTTCTGACTGTGTATCTGCTGCTAAAGGGCCTGCTGTTCTGACATTCCATATTAATCTCATAGCTGGCAACTTGACCAACCACATTGTTCCAACACTGAAAATAG AATTAAAAAATCAGACATATATCAATGTATTCATTCTGCTTGGATTTGGAAATCAGAAAATCCTACAGATTCCTCTCTACCTACTCTTCTTCCTCATCTATATGGGAACCATGGCCGGGAACCTACTCATTATTCTGCTGGTTGCCCTTGATCAACACCTTCACACtcccatgtattttttccttgGGAACCTTTCATGCTTGGAGACCTGCTGCAGATCAAACATCTTACCACAAATGTTATCCAGCTTTCTTACTGGAAGCAAGGTGATTTCATTGAGGGCCTGCTTTGTACAGCattatttgtttgcttctttggGAGCTGTGGAATGTTACCTGTTATCTGCAATGTCCTATGATCGGTATTTAGCTATATGCAGACCGCTCCATTATGTCACCATGATGAATGGCAGAATGTGTTTCAGACTGATTGCCTGTTCTTGGATTAGTGGTTTTCTGGCAACTGCAGTAACACAGTTTATCATGTCTCAGTCAACTTTATGTGATAATAAAATTGATCATTTCTTTTGTGACACCTTCCCAATTATAGAATCATTTTGTGGTGACACCCATGCCTTCAAACTGTTcctttatgttttaagttctatATTTACTTTTCCACCATCTATATCAACTCTAACCTCTTATGCTTTCATTATTTTAGCCATAGTAAGGATGCCTTCTACTAGAAGGAAGCAGAAGGCATTTTCCACCTGTTCTTCTCATCTTTTGGTAGTCATTATTTTTTATGGTACACTGATGAGCATCTATGCAATACCAAATACCATAAAAGTGAGTGGTCTTCGTAAAGTGATCTCTGTCATCTACACCATCCTAACCCCCATGCTTAATCCTATTATATATACTCTGAGAAACAAAGAGGTGAAGGATGCCTTCAAAAGATttatttccttcccctttcttcaaATTTATAGAAAAATCAGGTATAAAAACAGTTGA
- the LOC134496473 gene encoding olfactory receptor 8U9-like — MKGQLVENTELNNKTTINEFILLGFGNQKIRHIPLFLVFLLIYMGTMAGNLLIILLVALDQHLHTPMYFFLGNLSCLEACCSSNILPRMLSSFLTGRKVISYKACFVQHYLFGSFASVECYLLSAMSYDRYLAICKPLHYVTMMNGRMCFRLIAFSWISGFLANTITLIIISKLDFCKNRIDHFFCDTFPIIELFSGDTYALKLFLYVISSIFTFPPSILTLTSYIFIIIAIMRMPSTVGKQKAFSTCSSHLLVVTIFYGTLMSIYVVPNTNKLNGLRKVLSLFYTILTPMLNPIIYSLRNKEVKDAFKKFISFLFL, encoded by the exons ATGAAG GGGCAGTTAGTTGAAAATACAGAATTAAACAATAAGACCACCATCAACGAATTCATCCTGCTTGGATTTGGAAACCAGAAAATCCGACACATTCCTCTCTTCCTAGTGTTCCTCCTCATCTACATGGGGACCATGGCTGGGAACCTACTCATTATTCTGCTGGTTGCCCTCGACCAACACCTCCACACtcccatgtattttttccttgGGAACCTTTCATGCTTGGAAGCCTGCTGCAGCTCAAACATCTTACCACGAATGCTATCCAGCTTTCTTACTGGAAGGAAGGTGATTTCATACAAAGCTTGCTTTGTGCAACATTATTTGTTTGGGTCTTTTGCATCTGTGGAATGTTACCTGTTATCAGCAATGTCCTATGATCGGTATTTAGCTATATGCAAACCACTCCATTATGTCACCATGATGAATGGCAGAATGTGTTTCAGGCTGATCGCCTTCTCTTGGATTAGTGGTTTTCTAGCAAACACAATTACACTGATTATCATATCCAAGTTAGATTTCTGTAAGAATAGAATTGATCATTTCTTTTGTGACACCTTCCCAATTATAGAATTATTTTCTGGGGACACTTATGCTTTAAAACTCTTTCTTTATGTTATAAGCTCAATATTTACTTTTCCACCATCTATATTAACCCTAACCTCTTACATTTTCATCATCATAGCCATAATGAGAATGCCTTCTACTGTAGGGAAACAAAAGGCATTTTCTACCTGTTCTTCTCATCTCTTGGTAGTCACTATTTTTTATGGCACACTGATGAGCATCTATGTGGTACCAAACACCAATAAACTGAATGGGCTTCGTAAAgtcctctctcttttttatacTATCTTGACTCCCATGCTCAATCCTATTATATATAGCCTGAGAAATAAAGAGGTGAAGGATGCCTTCAAAAAATTTATTTCATTCCTCTTTCTTTAA